A DNA window from Hordeum vulgare subsp. vulgare chromosome 1H, MorexV3_pseudomolecules_assembly, whole genome shotgun sequence contains the following coding sequences:
- the LOC123414958 gene encoding tryptophan aminotransferase-related protein 1-like has protein sequence MARDHGDGLAAIAGRIGVVGSVALNLVALVIYLRGHFFSSVGTVVEKRPSKKEELAVVAPSCGKPSVLSDSMISLDHGDPTMFETFWRGPIGKSAMLVIPGWQTMSYFSDVGNLCWFLEPGLEREVRRLHRLIGNAAVEGYHVLVGTGSMQLFQSALYALAPPIADSPISVVSHTPFYSSYPSVTDFLDSRLYRWAGDANTFDGDNYIEVVCSPNNPDGAIRETILKSKTGKAIHDLAYYWPQYTPITQMLAHDIMLFTVSKCTGHAGTRIGWALVKDKQVAQKMNKFMELNTIGVSKDAQLRAAKILGAVADGYEFQLTIPSGGDVNLLFHYARRQMAHRWRALRAAVAVSGIFSLPGEVGGFCTFTKDMVIANPAFAWLRCEKEEVEDLESFLREHKIITRSGTKFGVDRKVVRISMVDTDEAFNIFVDRLATMK, from the exons ATGGCGAGAGATCATGGCGATGGGCTGGCGGCAATTGCTGGGCGGATCGGCGTGGTCGGGTCTGTGGCGCTAAATCTCGTGGCACTCGTCATCTACCTTCGTGGCCATTTCTTCTCGAGTGTTGGCACCGTCGTCGAGAAGCGGCCAAGCAAAAAGGAGGAGCTAGCGGTTGTGGCGCCGTCCTGTGGCAAGCCGTCCGTGTTGTCCGACTCGATGATTAGCTTGGATCA CGGTGATCCAACAATGTTTGAGACGTTTTGGCGCGGCCCGATTGGCAAGAGCGCTATGCTGGTGATCCCGGGGTGGCAAACGATGAGCTATTTCTCCGACGTTGGCAACCTGTGTTGGTTCCTCGAGCCCGGCTTGGAGCGTGAGGTGCGCCGCCTCCATCGCCTCATTGGCAACGCTGCCGTCGAGGGCTACCACGTCCTCGTCGGTACCGGATCCATGCAACTCTTTCAGAGCGCACTTTATGCGCTCGCCCCGCCCATTGCTGACTCGCCAATTAGTGTCGTGTCTCATACCCCCTTCTACTCG TCGTACCCGTCCGTGACGGACTTCCTTGACTCGAGGCTCTATCGATGGGCCGGCGACGCCAATACATTCGATGGTGACAACTACATCGAGGTTGTATGCTCGCCGAACAACCCCGACGGCGCCATCCGTGAGACCATCCTCAAGTCCAAGACAGGCAAGGCCATCCATGATCTGGCTTACTACTGGCCACAATACACTCCCATCACCCAAATGCTCGCTCACGACATCATGCTCTTCACCGTGTCAAAGTGTACGGGTCACGCCGGCACGAGGATAGG GTGGGCATTGGTGAAGGACAAGCAGGTGGCACAAAAGATGAACAAGTTCATGGAGCTAAACACCATTGGCGTGTCCAAGGACGCGCAGCTACGTGCCGCCAAGATACTCGGGGCAGTTGCCGACGGCTACGAGTTCCAGCTTACCATCCCCTCTGGTGGGGACGTGAACCTCCTCTTCCATTATGCGCGGCGGCAGATGGCGCACCGCTGGCGCGCACTCCGTGCTGCCGTGGCAGTTTCGGGCATCTTCAGCCTCCCTGGCGAGGTCGGTGGCTTCTGCACCTTCACCAAGGACATGGTCATCGCTAATCCTG CATTTGCATGGCTGCGCTGCGAGAAGGAAGAAGTAGAAGACCTGGAGAGCTTCTTACGTGAGCACAAGATCATAACCCGTAGCGGGACTAAGTTCGGAGTTGATCGAAAGGTGGTCAGGATCAGCATGGTCGACACCGACGAAGCGTTCAACATATTTGTCGATCGTCTTGCCACAATGAAATGA